Proteins co-encoded in one Arachis hypogaea cultivar Tifrunner chromosome 13, arahy.Tifrunner.gnm2.J5K5, whole genome shotgun sequence genomic window:
- the LOC112737733 gene encoding UDP-glycosyltransferase 79B30: MDTSSLSIAMYPWLALGHQTPFLHLCNKLAKRGHRITFFAPKTAQSKLLHFNLYPDLIKFVAVAVPHVDGLPPNAETTSDIPYPLHPLIMTAMDLTQAHIETYLSQLKPDLVFYDFTHWMPSLARRLGIKAIHFCTVSSAMIGYTVVPSRFQKGNDQTMNDLMKPPPGYPHSSITFHVHEARAYANKRKQVFGSNVLFYDRMFISMSEADAIAFRTCREIEGPYLDFIQEQFKKPVLPTGPVILEKPNFALDEKWASWLGEFKQGSVVYCCLGSECRLRPNLFQELLLGLELVGMPFLAALKPPIGFDSVGDALPEGFEERVKGRGIVYGGWIQQPLILEHPSVGCFITHCGSGSLSEALLNECQLVLLPNVGDQILNARMMSKNLQVGVEVEKGEDDGLYTKESVCKAVSIVMDDENETSRIVRSNHAKIREMLLNKDLESTYIDAFCKNLQEIL; this comes from the coding sequence ATGGATACAAGTTCCTTGAGCATTGCCATGTATCCATGGCTAGCCCTTGGTCATCAAACTCCATTCCTCCACCTATGTAACAAGTTAGCCAAAAGAGGCCACAGAATCACATTCTTTGCGCCCAAAACAGCACAATCCAAGTTACTCCATTTCAATCTTTATCCAGATCTCATCAAATTCGTCGCCGTCGCGGTTCCCCACGTGGACGGCCTTCCACCGAACGCAGAAACCACTTCAGACATTCCTTACCCTCTGCACCCTCTCATCATGACAGCAATGGACTTAACCCAAGCCCACATAGAAACTTATCTTTCCCAGCTTAAACCTGATCttgttttctatgatttcacTCATTGGATGCCATCATTGGCAAGGCGTTTAGGAATCAAGGCCATTCACTTTTGTACTGTCAGTTCTGCCATGATAGGCTACACTGTTGTACCTTCAAGATTCCAAAAAGGGAACGACCAAACAATGAACGATCTCATGAAACCTCCTCCAGGGTACCCTCATTCATCTATCACATTTCACGTCCATGAGGCGCGAGCCTACGCTAACAAGCGGAAACAGGTCTTTGGGAGCAATGTTCTTTTCTATGATCGTATGTTCATTTCCATGAGTGAAGCCGATGCAATAGCGTTCAGAACTTGCAGGGAAATTGAAGGGCCTTACCTCGATTTCATACAGGAACAGTTCAAGAAGCCTGTGCTTCCTACAGGACCAGTGATACTAGAGAAACCAAACTTTGCATTGGATGAGAAATGGGCTTCTTGGCTTGGAGAATTCAAACAAGGCTCGGTGGTTTATTGTTGTCTTGGAAGTGAGTGCAGGTTGAGGCCAAACCTGTTTCAAGAATTGTTGTTGGGTCTTGAACTAGTTGGCATGCCTTTTCTTGCAGCTTTGAAACCCCCAATCGGGTTTGATTCAGTTGGAGACGCGCTACCAGAAGGGTTCGAAGAGAGGGTTAAAGGAAGAGGGATTGTGTATGGAGGGTGGATCCAACAGCCATTGATATTGGAACACCCTTCTGTTGGATGCTTCATTACACATTGCGGATCAGGTTCTTTGTCAGAGGCATTGCTCAATGAGTGCCAGTTGGTGTTGCTTCCAAATGTCGGTGACCAGATTCTGAATGCAAGAATGATGAGTAAGAATTTGCAAGTTGGTGTGGAAGTGGAGAAAGGGGAAGACGATGGATTGTACACTAAGGAAAGTGTGTGCAAAGCAGTTAGTATTGTAATGGATGATGAGAATGAGACAAGCAGAATAGTCAGAAGTAACCATGCTAAGATCAGAGAGATGTTGCTTAATAAAGATTTAGAGTCTACTTATATTGATGCTTTCTGTAAGAATCTTCAAGAGATACTTTGA
- the LOC112737734 gene encoding UDP-glycosyltransferase 79B30 — protein sequence MESSAASLKIAMYPWLALGHQTAHFHLANKLAEKGHNITFFAPKTTQSKLASFNHHPNLITFVTITVPRVEGLPPHAETTSDVSPPLLAVLMTAMDQTQQVMETHLSTLKPDIVFYDYFTHWLPPLARRLGIKAIHYCTARSVMVGYLLSPARINQGIHNHVDLTHPPPGYPSSSSITLHTHEAREIYNMRNITCGSNVLLGERIFTTMIESDALAYRTCREIEGPYLDYVEEQFKKPVILSGSVLERPNASLDEKWGSWLQGFKRGSVVYCCFGSECWLQPNLFKELLLGLELTNMPFLAALKAPVGFDSVGEALPEGFEERVAGRGIVYGGWIQQPLILEHPSVGCFITHCGSSSCTEALLNECQIVLLPNGGDQFLNARMMANYLQVGLEVEKGEQDGFYTKESVCKAITILMDDENQTSKTLRANHAKLRQTLLLKDLESTYIDNFCKNLHHIIREKN from the coding sequence ATGGAATCATCAGCAGCTTCTTTGAAGATAGCAATGTATCCATGGCTAGCCCTTGGCCACCAAACTGCACACTTCCACTTAGCCAACAAGTTAGCCGAAAAAGGCCACAATATCACATTCTTCGCCCCAAAAACAACACAATCCAAATTAGCTTCCTTCAATCACCACCCCAACCTTATCACCTTTGTCACCATCACTGTTCCTCGTGTTGAAGGCCTTCCACCACATGCTGAAACCACCTCAGATGTGTCTCCGCCTTTGCTTGCAGTCCTCATGACCGCCATGGATCAAACTCAACAAGTAATGGAAACCCATCTTTCTACTCTTAAACCTGATATTGTTTTCTATGACTATTTCACTCACTGGTTGCCACCATTGGCAAGGCGTCTAGGAATCAAGGCCATTCATTATTGCACTGCGCGTTCTGTGATGGTAGGCTATCTTCTCTCCCCTGCAAGGATCAATCAAGGGATACACAATCATGTTGATCTAACGCATCCTCCTCCGGGGTACCCTTCTTCGTCGTCCATAACGCTTCATACACATGAGGCACGAGAAATATATAACATGAGAAACATAACTTGCGGCAGCAATGTTCTTCTCGGTGAACGTATATTCACTACCATGATTGAATCTGACGCTTTGGCATATAGAACATGCAGGGAAATTGAAGGGCCTTACCTCGACTACGTAGAGGAACAATTCAAGAAGCCTGTGATTCTATCAGGATCAGTTCTGGAGCGACCCAATGCTAGTCTAGATGAAAAATGGGGTTCATGGCTTCAAGGGTTCAAAAGAGGTTCAGTGGTTTATTGTTGTTTTGGAAGTGAGTGCTGGTTACAACCAAATCTGTTCAAAGAATTGCTGCTGGGTCTTGAACTCACTAACATGCCGTTTCTAGCGGCATTAAAAGCCCCAGTTGGGTTCGATTCAGTTGGAGAGGCGCTACCAGAAGGGTTCGAAGAGAGGGTTGCAGGAAGAGGAATCGTGTATGGAGGGTGGATCCAACAGCCATTGATATTGGAACACCCTTCTGTTGGTTGCTTCATTACGCATTGTGGATCAAGCTCGTGTACAGAGGCATTGCTGAATGAGTGTCAAATAGTGTTGCTGCCAAATGGTGGTGACCAGTTCCTTAATGCAAGAATGATGGCAAACTACTTGCAAGTTGGTTTGGAAGTGGAAAAAGGGGAACAAGATGGATTCTACACCAAGGAAAGTGTGTGCAAAGCTATCACTATTTTGATGGATGATGAGAATCAAACAAGTAAAACACTCAGAGCTAACCATGCTAAATTAAGGCAGACTTTGCTTCTTAAAGATTTGGAGTCCACTTATATTGACAACTTCTGCAAGAACCTTCATCATATTATaagggaaaaaaattaa